The Rana temporaria chromosome 4, aRanTem1.1, whole genome shotgun sequence genome contains a region encoding:
- the LOC120936825 gene encoding transcription factor HES-1-B, which produces MPADMMEKNSSSPVAATPASMTSTPDKPKTASEHRKSSKPIMEKRRRARINESLGQLKTLILDALKKDSSRHSKLEKADILEMTVKHLRNLQRVQMTAALSTDPTVLGKYRAGFSECMNEVTRFLSTSEGVNTDVRTRLLGHLANCMNQINAMNYPAQPQIPAAVANSHPAFGQPMVQLPANGRQSSPSPMGGVPCKMGGPPVEAAKVYGGFQLVPASDGQFAFLITNPAFPHNGPVIPVYTNSNVGNGVPAAMSPSLMPSVTADSVWRPW; this is translated from the exons ATGCCAGCTGACATGATGGAGAAAAACTCTTCTTCTCCTGTGGCTGCCACCCCAGCCAGCATGACATCTACTCCGGATAAACCCAAAACTGCTTCTGAGCATAGAAAG TCATCCAAACCCATCATGGAGAAAAGGAGGAGAGCCAGGATTAATGAGAGCCTGGGCCAACTCAAAACCCTCATCCTGGATGCCTTGAAGAAAGAT AGTTCCAGACACTCGAAGCTGGAGAAGGCTGATATCTTGGAGATGACAGTGAAGCACCTCCGGAACTTGCAGAGAGTTCAGATGACTG CTGCTCTCAGCACAGACCCCACTGTTCTGGGCAAATACAGAGCCGGATTCAGCGAGTGCATGAACGAAGTCACACGATTCCTGTCTACTTCTGAAGGAGTCAACACCGACGTCCGGACTCGGCTCCTGGGACATCTGGCCAACTGCATGAATCAGATCAATGCCATGAATTATCCTGCCCAGCCCCAGATTCCGGCTGCCGTTGCCAACTCTCACCCTGCGTTTGGCCAGCCGATGGTCCAACTTCCTGCAAACGGCCGGCAGAGCAGTCCCTCTCCCATGGGTGGGGTTCCTTGCAAGATGGGTGGCCCGCCAGTAGAAGCTGCCAAGGTCTATGGTGGCTTTCAGCTAGTGCCAGCTTCAGATGGACAATTTGCCTTTTTGATCACCAATCCAGCCTTCCCACACAACGGACCTGTCATCCCTGTCTACACAAACTCCAATGTGGGCAATGGAGTGCCAGCTGCCATGTCTCCCTCCCTTATGCCCTCAGTCACTGCAGACTCTGTATGGAGACCCTGGTAA